One genomic region from Entelurus aequoreus isolate RoL-2023_Sb linkage group LG14, RoL_Eaeq_v1.1, whole genome shotgun sequence encodes:
- the LOC133665361 gene encoding immunoglobulin superfamily member 3-like — protein MATGVLLVAFTLLAGAAVAQRVVTVQSGPLVRTEGSHVTIWCNVTGYKDGVEQDFEWSMYLASAADREIRIVSTAQPNYAYAVYAQRVNSKDIYVERLSRDSALLHITKVQAKDQGLFECYTPNTDGRYLGSYSARTNLTGESQKLQMLLCYHKCSHISN, from the coding sequence CAGGTGCCGCCGTGGCCCAGAGAGTGGTGACGGTGCAGAGCGGGCCGCTCGTCCGGACCGAGGGCTCCCACGTGACCATCTGGTGCAACGTGACGGGCTACAAAGACGGTGTGGAGCAGGACTTCGAGTGGTCCATGTACCTGGCGTCCGCGGCGGACCGGGAGATCCGCATCGTGAGCACGGCCCAGCCCAACTACGCCTACGCCGTCTACGCCCAGAGGGTGAACAGCAAAGATATCTACGTGGAGAGGCTGAGTCGTGACTCGGCCTTGCTGCACATCACCAAggtgcaggccaaggaccagggCCTGTTTGAGTGTTACACGCCCAACACGGACGGCCGCTACCTGGGCTCCTACAGTGCACGCACCAACCTCACCGGTGAGTCTCAAAAACTACAAATGCTGCTCTGTTACCACAAATGCTCACATATTTCCAACTAA